From Brachionichthys hirsutus isolate HB-005 chromosome 2, CSIRO-AGI_Bhir_v1, whole genome shotgun sequence, one genomic window encodes:
- the LOC137903405 gene encoding glutathione synthetase-like → MEQAIPDEMFMNPKLVHELVEVAKDASLLQGVLMRTQETPNSSELVVYAPFTLFPTAVPEAIYHQALAVQTHYNVLMDKISQDVDFLQETLASTIAVDDFTARLFSIHQQILTEGRAPSIALGINRSDYMLDHRGDGTLSLKQIEINTIAASFGGLASRTPSVHRHVLNVVGRLEERRRIPDNDPAAGFSRALAKAWELYGSKSAIIIFLVEESNVNVFDQRFVENELWKRNIPTKRMQFEDIHKMGSLNHDKRLFVNDQEVAVVYFRSGYMPHNYSSEQSWDVRLMMERSLAVKCPDIGTHLAGTKKVQQVLAKPGVLERFFPDQPQIVEQIRATFAGLYTLDMGPEGDKSVEMALAAPDRFVLKPQREGGGNNIYGSEMSDVLQRLKDSPERMAYILMDKIQPIPAKNILLRRDAAPEIRDCLSELGAFGVYVRHDGDMVMNECVGHLLRTKSAEHADGGVSAGVAVLDNPLLV, encoded by the exons ATGGAGCAGGCAATCCCAGATGAGATGTTCATGAATCCTAAACTGGTACATGAATTGGTGGAAGTGGCAAAAGATGCATCACTTCTCCAGGGTGTTCTGATGAGGACCCAAGAGACTCCCAACTCGTCTGAG TTGGTGGTGTATGCTCCGTTCACACTCTTTCCCACAGCTGTGCCAGAGGCGATTTACCACCAGGCGCTAGCTGTGCAAACACACTACAACGTCCTGATGGACAAGATCAGCCAGGACGTGGACTTTCTGCAAGAGACTTTAGCCAG CACAATCGCAGTGGATGATTTCACTGCAAGGCTGTTCAGCATCCATCAACAAATCCTGACTGAAGGAAGGGCTCCG TCTATTGCGTTGGGTATCAACCGGTCTGATTACATGCTGGACCACAGAGGCGATGGGACGCTGTCTTTGAAGCAGATAGAAATCAACACTATTGCTGCCAGTTTTGGAGGTCTGGCATCACGCACACCGTCTGTACACCG ACATGTCCTTAACGTCGTTGGTCGACTGGAGGAGAGACGGCGTATCCCAGACAACGACCCTGCAGCTGGCTTTTCCAGGGCATTAGCCAAAGCATGGGAGCTCTATGGATCAAAGAG TGCAATCATCATTTTCTTGGTGGAAGAGTCCAACGTGAACGTCTTTGATCAGCGCTTTGTTGAGAATGAATTATGGAAGAG GAACATTCCTACAAAAAGAATGCAGTTTGAAGACATTCATAAGATGGGCTCCCTGAATCATGACAAGAGACTGTTTGT GAATGACCAGGAGGTTGCAGTGGTGTACTTCAGGAGTGGCTACATGCCCCACAATTACAGCTCTGAGCAG TCTTGGGACGTTCGTCTTATGATGGAGCGCTCTCTGGCTGTGAAATGTCCTGACATCGGCACCCACCTGGCTGGAACCAAGAAGGTCCAGCAGGTACTGGCCAAACCCGGAGTTCTGGAGAGGTTCTTCCCAGACCAGCCCCAAATAGTGGAACAGATCAGAGCAACCTTTGCTGGCCTCTACACTCTCGACATG GGCCCAGAGGGGGACAAATCAGTAGAGATGGCTTTGGCAGCTCCGGATCGGTTTGTCCTTAAGCCTCAGCGAGAGGGAGGAG gtaACAACATCTATGGATCAGAGATGTCTGATGTCCTGCAGAGACTGAAGGACAGCCCAGAGAGGATGGCGTATATCCTCATGGATAAAATCCAACCCATCCCTGCAAAGAACATCCTGCTGAGAAGAGATGCCGCCCCAGAAATCAGGGACTGTCTCAGTGAACTGGGAGCATTTGGCGTTTATGTCAG ACATGACGGCGACATggtgatgaatgaatgtgtAGGTCATCTGCTGA